In Deinococcus psychrotolerans, the genomic window GTGCCCTACTCGGCCACCCGGCTCAGCCGATTTCTTTTGGCCCCTTTAGACCGCTTTTGCCTTCACGTTCCTCCAGTACGCGGGCCACATCGCCGGGCGTCACGCCGACTTCGGCCAGCGCAAAGAAAGTGTGAAACAGCAGATCGGCGGTTTCGGTGGCCAGCTCGGCTTTGTCGCCGTTTTTGGCGGCCAGCAGCACTTCTCCGGCTTCCTCGCTGATTTTTTTGAGCACCCGGTCAAGCCCCCCAGCGTGCAGCCGCGCCACATAACTTTGTTCGGGCAGGGTTCGCAGCCGCTCGGTGATGGTGGTGTAGACCCGCTCCAGAGTGTCGCCCAGCGACTGCTGAGTGAGCGCCTCTGGATTGACCACCTCTGAATCGAGTGTCTGATCTGTTTGCGGCAACAGCGGGCGGTAAAAGCAGCTGTACTCGCCG contains:
- the hisIE gene encoding bifunctional phosphoribosyl-AMP cyclohydrolase/phosphoribosyl-ATP diphosphatase HisIE: MSGSIKVNLDDIHFGPDGLVPVVVQDTQTGAVLMQAYADRAAIEHALTTRRGTYFSRSRSQQWIKGLTSGHVQHIESIHLDCDGDSVLYRVQQSGPACHTGEYSCFYRPLLPQTDQTLDSEVVNPEALTQQSLGDTLERVYTTITERLRTLPEQSYVARLHAGGLDRVLKKISEEAGEVLLAAKNGDKAELATETADLLFHTFFALAEVGVTPGDVARVLEEREGKSGLKGPKEIG